The proteins below come from a single Erythrobacter sp. SG61-1L genomic window:
- the ligD gene encoding non-homologous end-joining DNA ligase, which produces MTRPTGDEVEITSRDRVVFPEDAFTKGDLADYFRAIAPAMLPFLAGRPVSLVRCPQGIAQHCFFQKHHTGSFGPHVLSETIAEKEGDVEPYLYLENAEGILECVQMGTVEFHLWASHAEDVEKPDRMVFDLDPAEGLGFAEVAATAAEIRARLERLGLASFAMLTGGKGVHVVVPLTPGATWDEHRGFAEGFARALAEEQPDRFTATMSKEKRKGKIFIDWLRNTRGSTAIAPYSPRARKGAPVAAPVSWEELAGMKEAKRYGLADAAKLLERAEDKALKGWGTAKQGLPR; this is translated from the coding sequence ATGACGCGCCCCACAGGCGATGAGGTGGAGATCACCAGCCGGGACCGGGTGGTGTTCCCCGAAGACGCATTCACCAAGGGCGATCTGGCCGATTACTTCCGCGCGATTGCCCCGGCCATGCTGCCTTTTCTTGCCGGGCGGCCGGTGAGCCTTGTGCGCTGTCCGCAAGGCATCGCACAGCACTGCTTCTTCCAGAAACACCATACGGGCAGCTTCGGCCCGCATGTGCTGAGCGAGACGATTGCGGAGAAAGAGGGCGATGTGGAGCCTTACCTCTATCTCGAGAACGCCGAGGGCATTCTGGAATGCGTGCAGATGGGCACCGTGGAGTTTCACCTCTGGGCCAGTCATGCAGAGGACGTGGAGAAGCCCGACCGGATGGTGTTCGATCTCGATCCCGCCGAAGGGCTGGGCTTTGCCGAGGTCGCGGCCACTGCCGCGGAAATCCGCGCCCGGCTGGAACGGCTGGGCCTAGCCAGTTTTGCCATGCTGACCGGCGGCAAGGGCGTGCATGTCGTGGTGCCACTCACCCCCGGCGCCACATGGGACGAACATCGCGGATTTGCCGAAGGTTTCGCCAGGGCGCTGGCCGAAGAACAGCCCGATCGCTTCACGGCCACGATGAGCAAGGAAAAGCGCAAGGGGAAGATCTTCATCGACTGGCTGCGCAACACGCGCGGCTCCACAGCAATTGCCCCCTATTCCCCTCGCGCCCGCAAGGGGGCGCCGGTCGCCGCGCCGGTCAGTTGGGAGGAACTTGCGGGTATGAAGGAAGCGAAACGCTATGGGTTGGCTGATGCCGCCAAGCTGCTGGAACGGGCAGAGGACAAGGCGCTGAAAGGCTGGGGCACGGCGAAGCAGGGCCTGCCGCGATAA
- a CDS encoding glutathione S-transferase family protein, giving the protein MWQLYQFPLCPFSRKVRLLLSEKGVAYELERENPWEGRDEFYALNPAGRTPVLRNAERNITLVDSRAICEYFEETVDKTPMIVGTAQNRAEIRRLVALFDENFYNDVTLPFLNERMKKRLFMRAPPDSQLLRSAMKLANDHLDYMDWLIDNRPWLAGSQMSLADLAAAAQISVADYLGGIDWSGHEQTRGWYSVFKSRPSFRPLLSERMDVIKPPSHYADVNA; this is encoded by the coding sequence ATGTGGCAACTCTATCAATTCCCCCTTTGCCCCTTCTCCCGCAAGGTCCGGTTGCTGCTGAGCGAAAAGGGCGTCGCCTATGAGCTGGAGCGCGAAAATCCGTGGGAAGGGCGTGACGAGTTCTATGCGCTGAACCCCGCCGGGCGCACCCCGGTGCTGCGCAATGCGGAACGCAACATCACCCTGGTGGATAGCCGGGCGATCTGCGAATATTTCGAAGAGACGGTGGACAAGACGCCGATGATCGTGGGTACGGCCCAGAACCGCGCGGAAATCCGCCGGTTGGTGGCCCTGTTCGACGAGAATTTCTATAACGACGTCACTCTGCCGTTCCTCAACGAGCGGATGAAGAAGCGCCTGTTCATGCGCGCGCCGCCGGATTCGCAATTGCTGCGTTCCGCGATGAAGCTGGCGAACGACCATCTCGATTACATGGACTGGCTGATCGACAATCGCCCCTGGCTGGCGGGTTCGCAGATGAGCCTGGCCGATCTGGCCGCCGCCGCGCAGATTTCCGTCGCGGATTATCTGGGCGGGATCGACTGGTCCGGCCATGAACAGACGCGCGGCTGGTATTCCGTGTTCAAGAGCCGCCCGAGCTTCCGCCCGCTGCTTTCCGAGCGGATGGACGTGATCAAGCCGCCCAGCCACTACGCGGATGTGAATGCGTGA
- the msrB gene encoding peptide-methionine (R)-S-oxide reductase MsrB, protein MPEKMNLTEEEWRERLSPEAYTILRRAGTERAFTGKYEKNKAAGIYHCAGCGLPLFASETKYDSGSGWPSFMAPVEGEAVEELRDVSHGMVRTEVRCARCEGHLGHVFPDGPGPDGLRYCINSASLDFEPKD, encoded by the coding sequence ATGCCCGAGAAGATGAACCTCACCGAAGAGGAATGGCGCGAGCGCCTTAGCCCGGAAGCCTACACAATCCTGCGGCGGGCGGGGACGGAGCGGGCTTTCACCGGCAAGTATGAGAAGAACAAGGCTGCCGGCATCTATCACTGCGCGGGCTGCGGCTTGCCGCTGTTCGCCAGCGAAACCAAATATGACAGCGGATCGGGCTGGCCCAGCTTCATGGCCCCGGTCGAAGGTGAAGCGGTGGAGGAACTGCGCGATGTGTCGCATGGCATGGTTCGCACCGAAGTGCGCTGCGCCCGCTGCGAAGGGCATCTGGGCCATGTCTTCCCCGATGGTCCGGGACCGGACGGCCTGCGCTATTGCATCAATTCCGCCAGTCTGGACTTCGAGCCGAAGGACTGA
- a CDS encoding PBP1A family penicillin-binding protein: MKRLFLWGGFLALLGAIALGTAVYFAASNLPSFSELKDIKAGQTIVLRARDGSEIVAMGPSYGEWLRSDEIPQVMKDAMVSVEDRRYYSHFGIDPLGLARAMWVSWRDDERARATSTITQQLARNIFLNSNRTFDRKAREAVLAMALEWKFSKEQILELYLNKVYFGGGAYGIDSASRNFFSHSARDLSLGEAAIIAGLVKAPSRYSPTADVQAAVTRANVVIAQMKKYGAISPDEADVDVSAVKLAPQQAQNSVRYFTDWVLPQLDLLLPETDEPLEVWTTLDVGMQKAATDAIRANTPKGAQGALVSLDRDGAVLALIGGTDYVATNYNRATNAVRQPGSAWKLFVYLSALEAGYTPDDKVVDEPVTIDGWSPRNSGGSYAGEIDVRSAFAYSKNTVAAQLGNEVGFGTVAAMARRFGISTPINTNPSMVLGTSDVRLIDMTRAFGEVSARGRSIEPYGIAKVTTVDGDVLYSREAPRSQQLVPDYVAAGITDLLQSAVSVGTGRAAQIGRPVAGKTGTTSSNKDGWFLGFSSGITTGVWMGRDDAKAVGGLSGGTAPARAFASYMKVAVKDRPVEKFETDLKLPDWQLEPDDEFLFGDPGDYYYVDEDGNLIEPSGPQESRTQPFPPEDGSPQVPRGAGLVPASPAPPAASQDFLERATGSRAQPSGSPRPAGQGGAQTSP; this comes from the coding sequence ATGAAGCGCCTGTTCCTGTGGGGTGGCTTTCTTGCGCTGCTGGGCGCGATCGCTCTGGGCACGGCCGTCTATTTCGCCGCCAGCAACCTGCCGAGCTTTTCCGAACTGAAGGACATCAAGGCCGGGCAGACCATTGTGCTGCGCGCGCGCGATGGTTCCGAGATCGTCGCCATGGGCCCCAGCTATGGCGAATGGCTGAGGTCGGACGAAATCCCGCAGGTGATGAAGGACGCAATGGTCTCCGTCGAAGACCGGCGGTATTATTCGCATTTCGGGATCGACCCGCTGGGCCTTGCCCGCGCCATGTGGGTTTCCTGGCGAGATGACGAGCGTGCCCGCGCCACGTCCACCATCACGCAGCAGCTGGCCCGCAACATCTTCCTCAATTCCAACCGCACCTTCGACCGCAAGGCACGCGAGGCCGTGCTGGCCATGGCGCTGGAATGGAAATTCTCGAAGGAACAGATCCTCGAGCTGTATCTGAACAAGGTCTATTTCGGGGGCGGGGCCTATGGCATCGATTCCGCCAGCCGCAATTTCTTCAGCCATTCCGCCCGCGATCTGTCGCTGGGCGAGGCGGCGATCATTGCCGGGCTGGTGAAGGCGCCCAGCCGCTATTCCCCCACCGCCGATGTGCAGGCCGCCGTGACCCGCGCCAATGTGGTGATCGCCCAGATGAAGAAATACGGCGCGATCTCCCCGGACGAGGCGGATGTGGACGTTTCCGCGGTGAAGCTGGCGCCGCAGCAGGCGCAGAATTCGGTGCGTTACTTCACTGACTGGGTGCTGCCGCAGCTCGACCTGCTGCTGCCTGAAACGGACGAGCCGCTGGAAGTGTGGACCACGCTGGACGTGGGCATGCAGAAGGCGGCGACCGATGCGATCCGGGCCAATACGCCCAAGGGCGCACAGGGCGCGCTGGTCAGCCTGGACCGCGACGGGGCCGTGCTCGCCCTGATCGGCGGCACGGATTACGTGGCCACCAATTACAACCGCGCCACCAATGCGGTGCGCCAGCCCGGCTCTGCCTGGAAGCTGTTCGTCTATCTCTCGGCGCTGGAAGCCGGATATACGCCCGACGACAAGGTGGTGGACGAGCCGGTGACGATCGACGGGTGGAGCCCGCGCAATTCGGGCGGCAGCTATGCCGGCGAGATCGACGTGCGCAGTGCCTTTGCCTATTCGAAGAACACCGTGGCCGCGCAGCTGGGCAATGAAGTGGGCTTCGGCACCGTGGCTGCCATGGCCCGCCGCTTCGGCATTTCCACCCCGATCAACACCAACCCGTCCATGGTGCTGGGCACGTCAGACGTGCGCCTGATCGACATGACGAGGGCCTTCGGCGAAGTCTCCGCGCGGGGCCGCTCCATCGAACCCTATGGCATTGCCAAGGTGACCACGGTTGACGGCGATGTGCTGTACAGCCGCGAGGCGCCGCGCAGCCAGCAACTGGTGCCTGATTATGTTGCCGCCGGGATCACCGACCTGCTGCAATCGGCGGTCAGCGTCGGCACAGGCCGCGCCGCGCAGATCGGGCGGCCTGTCGCGGGCAAGACCGGCACGACCAGTTCCAACAAGGATGGCTGGTTCCTGGGCTTTTCCAGTGGGATCACCACCGGCGTATGGATGGGCCGCGACGATGCCAAGGCCGTGGGCGGCCTTTCAGGCGGCACAGCGCCCGCACGGGCCTTTGCCTCTTACATGAAGGTTGCGGTGAAGGATCGCCCGGTCGAGAAGTTCGAAACCGATCTCAAGCTGCCGGACTGGCAGTTGGAACCCGATGACGAGTTCCTGTTCGGTGATCCCGGCGATTATTACTACGTGGATGAAGACGGCAATCTGATCGAGCCTTCCGGCCCGCAGGAATCGCGCACCCAGCCCTTCCCGCCCGAGGATGGCAGCCCGCAGGTGCCGCGCGGCGCGGGGCTGGTTCCGGCCAGCCCGGCACCGCCTGCCGCCAGCCAGGACTTCCTCGAGCGTGCGACCGGCAGCCGGGCGCAGCCATCCGGCTCGCCGCGACCGGCAGGGCAGGGCGGAGCGCAGACTTCGCCCTGA
- a CDS encoding Do family serine endopeptidase — MRYAYGFSSALLIGGAAVSLITGHPAGAQVAQNNESQMQHVVPRAGAPASFADLTEQLQPAVVNISTRQRITVNTSPFAGTPFGDLFGGLTPRGGGVPQTREAQSLGSGFLISADGYLVTNNHVITADGQGKVEEITVTLTDGTEYPATLVGTDAASDLAVLKIERSKPFPFVEFGDSRQSRVGDWVIAIGQPFGLGGTVTAGIISAVYRNTGSGSAYDRYIQTDTSINRGNSGGPLFDMQGRVIGINNAIFSPSGGSVGIGFAIPAETAEPIVEKLIKGQPIERGYLGVRISPVDEDIAASLGVPAKHGEFVRSVETGEPADKAGLQSGDIVLKVNGQDVTPDQTLSYLVANIAPGTKVPLEVLRNGQKMTLTATVGKRPSEEELAGRVFDPEAQPQANKPAPEQVEGVLEKALGIRAAELTPQIAGQLGLPRDTKGVLVDAVDSSADAGRKLQRGDVVLGVNTKPVATIQEFEAAVQAAKDSGRDAVLLQVKPLRRPQDYIAIRLR; from the coding sequence GTGCGTTACGCTTATGGATTTTCATCCGCGCTGCTGATCGGCGGCGCGGCCGTCTCGCTGATCACCGGCCATCCCGCCGGCGCCCAGGTCGCCCAGAATAATGAGAGCCAGATGCAGCACGTGGTGCCGCGGGCGGGTGCCCCGGCCAGCTTTGCCGATCTGACCGAACAATTGCAGCCGGCCGTGGTGAATATCTCCACCCGCCAGCGCATCACCGTAAACACCAGCCCCTTTGCCGGGACGCCTTTCGGCGACCTGTTCGGCGGCCTTACCCCGCGCGGCGGCGGCGTGCCCCAGACGCGTGAGGCACAGTCGCTCGGTTCCGGCTTCCTGATTTCCGCCGATGGCTATCTGGTGACCAATAATCACGTCATCACTGCCGATGGGCAGGGCAAGGTGGAAGAAATCACCGTCACCCTGACCGACGGCACCGAATATCCCGCCACTCTGGTGGGCACCGATGCCGCGTCGGACCTTGCCGTGCTGAAGATCGAGCGCAGCAAGCCTTTCCCCTTCGTGGAATTCGGCGATTCCCGCCAGTCGCGCGTGGGTGACTGGGTGATCGCCATCGGCCAGCCCTTCGGCCTTGGCGGCACGGTTACGGCCGGGATCATCTCCGCCGTCTATCGCAACACCGGTTCCGGCTCCGCCTATGACCGCTACATTCAGACCGATACCTCGATCAACCGGGGCAATTCGGGCGGCCCGCTGTTCGACATGCAGGGCCGGGTGATCGGCATCAACAATGCGATCTTCTCGCCTTCGGGCGGCAGCGTGGGCATCGGCTTCGCCATTCCGGCCGAAACCGCCGAGCCGATCGTGGAAAAGCTGATCAAGGGCCAGCCGATCGAACGCGGCTATCTGGGCGTGCGCATCAGCCCGGTGGACGAGGATATTGCCGCATCGCTGGGCGTGCCCGCCAAGCATGGCGAATTCGTCCGCTCGGTCGAGACTGGCGAACCGGCAGACAAGGCCGGGCTGCAGTCCGGCGACATCGTGCTGAAGGTCAACGGGCAGGATGTAACGCCTGACCAGACCCTGTCCTACCTCGTGGCCAATATCGCACCCGGCACCAAGGTTCCGCTGGAAGTGCTGCGCAACGGCCAGAAGATGACCCTGACCGCAACGGTGGGCAAGCGCCCGAGCGAGGAAGAACTCGCCGGACGGGTCTTCGATCCCGAAGCCCAGCCGCAGGCGAACAAGCCCGCGCCGGAACAGGTGGAAGGCGTACTCGAAAAGGCGCTGGGTATCCGTGCCGCCGAACTGACCCCGCAGATCGCGGGCCAGCTTGGCCTGCCGCGCGACACCAAGGGCGTGCTGGTCGATGCGGTGGATTCCAGCGCCGATGCCGGCCGCAAGCTGCAGCGCGGCGACGTGGTGCTGGGCGTGAATACCAAGCCGGTCGCAACGATCCAGGAATTCGAAGCGGCCGTGCAGGCAGCCAAGGATTCGGGCCGCGATGCCGTGCTGCTTCAGGTGAAGCCGCTGCGTCGCCCGCAGGATTACATCGCGATCCGCCTGCGCTGA
- a CDS encoding protease modulator HflC, whose product MNQIWQSYKVAIIAMLVALGALLSSVIVVPESEQVVIVQTGNPVRVYNQFRPKVPYGQTDAGVHFRIPFVETVQRIDKRVRDLDMQPQQVLSTDQLRLEVDAFARYRIIDPKRMVRTVGSTENVEAQLSPIFSSVVRQELGRRSFASLLTAERGNTMHNIRDKLDAEAREYGAQVLDVRIKRADLPQGSPLQSAFARMQSAREQEAATTKATGLRDAQIIRAEADAQAAKIYADSFGKDPQFYDFYRAMQSYDTTFGSTESESSIILSPDNEYLRQFRGNR is encoded by the coding sequence ATGAACCAGATCTGGCAGAGCTACAAGGTAGCCATCATCGCTATGCTCGTCGCGCTGGGCGCCTTGCTGTCGAGCGTGATCGTCGTGCCTGAATCCGAACAGGTCGTGATCGTGCAGACCGGTAATCCGGTGCGCGTCTACAACCAGTTCCGCCCCAAGGTGCCCTATGGGCAGACCGATGCAGGCGTGCATTTCCGCATTCCCTTCGTGGAAACCGTGCAGCGCATCGACAAGCGCGTACGCGATCTGGATATGCAGCCGCAGCAGGTGCTTTCCACCGACCAGCTCCGCCTCGAAGTGGATGCCTTTGCTCGCTACCGTATTATCGACCCCAAGAGGATGGTGCGCACCGTGGGCTCCACCGAGAATGTCGAAGCGCAGCTTTCGCCAATCTTCAGTTCGGTCGTGCGCCAGGAACTGGGCCGCCGCAGCTTCGCCTCGCTGCTCACGGCAGAGCGCGGCAACACAATGCACAATATCCGCGACAAGCTGGACGCCGAAGCCCGCGAATATGGCGCGCAGGTGCTGGACGTGCGGATCAAGCGGGCTGACCTGCCGCAGGGCTCTCCGCTGCAATCGGCCTTTGCCCGGATGCAGTCCGCGCGCGAACAGGAAGCGGCGACCACCAAGGCCACCGGCCTGAGGGACGCGCAGATCATCCGCGCCGAAGCCGATGCACAGGCTGCGAAAATCTATGCCGACAGCTTCGGCAAGGATCCGCAGTTCTACGACTTCTACCGCGCCATGCAGAGCTACGACACGACCTTCGGCTCCACCGAGTCGGAAAGTTCGATCATCCTGTCACCGGATAACGAGTATCTCCGCCAGTTCCGCGGCAACCGCTAA
- the hflK gene encoding FtsH protease activity modulator HflK, with protein sequence MERMGGLFDRIALAMAGKNPWGGSGGADGGNGNDGEGGDTPAGDGGKQPDQPGDRSRGPRNPWLPGGGNGEEPRRSASIEDIFKTRGPEGPRRRPGGPGGPNFRLPPAPGGRSWMPLAVTGVVGLWLAFSMVHQLGPKEQGVVTTFGKYSSTIGSGISLTLPWPIQDVHVEQVSEIRIFQIPEGDAEKLMLTGDQNLVNLSYLVRWSIKDLKQYRFQLAEPENTVREVAEAAMRASVAEEPLDSVFSGEGRSNIETNVRRRMQEVLDAYRSGVQIHGVEIRKTDPPSEVEEAFKAVSAAQQEAETYKNQAEAAAQQVLARAQGDAAAFDKVYEQYRLAPEVTRRRMYYETMERVLSRTDKTIVEANGVTPYLPLPEIKKRAAPVAKPAGGQ encoded by the coding sequence ATGGAACGAATGGGCGGACTTTTCGATCGCATCGCGCTCGCCATGGCAGGCAAGAACCCCTGGGGTGGCAGCGGCGGCGCGGATGGCGGCAACGGCAATGACGGCGAAGGCGGGGACACCCCCGCAGGCGATGGCGGCAAGCAGCCAGACCAGCCGGGCGACCGTTCGCGCGGGCCGCGCAATCCCTGGCTTCCCGGCGGTGGCAATGGCGAAGAACCGCGCCGTTCCGCCAGCATCGAAGACATCTTCAAGACGCGCGGCCCCGAAGGCCCGCGCCGTCGCCCTGGCGGTCCGGGCGGCCCGAATTTCCGCCTGCCCCCCGCCCCCGGCGGGCGCAGCTGGATGCCGCTGGCGGTTACCGGCGTGGTCGGCCTGTGGCTGGCATTCTCGATGGTCCACCAGCTCGGCCCCAAGGAACAGGGCGTCGTCACTACCTTCGGCAAATATTCCAGCACCATCGGTTCGGGCATCTCGCTGACGCTGCCCTGGCCGATTCAGGACGTGCATGTGGAACAGGTTTCCGAAATCCGCATCTTCCAGATTCCTGAAGGCGACGCGGAAAAACTGATGCTGACGGGTGACCAGAATCTGGTGAACCTGTCCTATCTCGTACGCTGGAGCATCAAGGATCTGAAGCAGTACCGCTTCCAGCTGGCCGAACCGGAAAACACCGTTCGCGAAGTGGCCGAAGCGGCCATGCGCGCCTCCGTGGCGGAAGAGCCGCTGGACAGCGTGTTCTCCGGCGAAGGCCGCTCCAACATCGAAACCAACGTGCGCCGACGCATGCAGGAAGTGCTCGATGCCTATCGCTCGGGCGTGCAGATTCACGGCGTGGAAATCCGCAAGACCGATCCGCCAAGCGAGGTTGAAGAAGCCTTCAAGGCCGTGTCCGCCGCACAGCAGGAAGCGGAAACCTACAAGAACCAGGCGGAAGCCGCCGCGCAGCAGGTGCTTGCCCGCGCGCAGGGCGATGCCGCCGCGTTCGACAAGGTCTATGAACAATACAGGCTGGCCCCGGAAGTGACCCGGCGCCGCATGTATTATGAAACCATGGAGCGTGTGCTGAGCCGCACCGACAAGACCATCGTGGAAGCCAATGGCGTGACGCCTTACCTGCCGCTGCCCGAAATCAAGAAGCGCGCCGCTCCGGTGGCCAAGCCTGCGGGAGGGCAATAA
- a CDS encoding Mrp/NBP35 family ATP-binding protein: MSSEDILKSRLPAMALERLQTLRLSDGVATLILDASGLDALARDRLEIAVRDTLRDAEGVSEVRVALMADKAPPAARRIVAIGSGKGGVGKSTLTANLAVALKKAGRKVGVVDADIYGPSQPTLLASEGERPRAEGNKLIPVPSAAGIPVLSMGHLVEPGKAIAWRGPMAGNALGQLIDAEWGDVDVLLIDLPPGTGDVQLTMLQRFKPAGAVIVSTPQDLALIDATRAMQLFEAGQVPIIGIVENMAGYICPHCGEVSDPFGHGGAEIAAREKGVDFLGRVPLAMEIRMASDAGTPPAAGDGAEAQAFAAIAARISDWLGA, from the coding sequence ATGAGTAGCGAAGACATTCTGAAAAGCCGCCTTCCCGCCATGGCGCTGGAGCGGTTGCAAACGCTGCGCCTGTCCGACGGCGTGGCCACATTGATCCTCGATGCCAGCGGGCTGGATGCCCTTGCACGCGATCGTCTGGAGATCGCCGTGCGCGATACTTTGCGCGATGCCGAAGGCGTGAGCGAAGTTCGCGTGGCCCTGATGGCCGACAAGGCGCCGCCCGCCGCGCGGCGCATCGTGGCCATCGGATCGGGCAAGGGCGGGGTGGGCAAATCCACCCTCACCGCCAATCTCGCCGTCGCGCTGAAGAAGGCGGGGCGCAAGGTGGGCGTGGTGGATGCCGACATCTACGGCCCGTCCCAGCCGACCCTGCTGGCGAGCGAGGGCGAAAGGCCCCGTGCGGAAGGCAACAAGCTGATCCCGGTGCCCAGCGCCGCGGGAATTCCGGTTCTGTCGATGGGCCATCTGGTGGAACCGGGCAAGGCGATCGCCTGGCGCGGGCCGATGGCGGGCAATGCGCTGGGCCAGCTGATCGATGCCGAATGGGGCGATGTGGACGTGCTGCTGATCGACCTGCCGCCGGGCACGGGCGATGTGCAGCTGACCATGCTGCAGCGCTTCAAGCCTGCGGGCGCAGTGATCGTTTCCACGCCGCAGGATCTGGCCCTGATCGACGCGACCCGCGCGATGCAACTGTTCGAAGCCGGGCAGGTGCCGATCATCGGGATCGTGGAGAACATGGCAGGCTATATCTGCCCCCATTGCGGTGAAGTGTCCGATCCCTTCGGCCATGGCGGTGCGGAAATCGCCGCGCGGGAAAAGGGCGTGGACTTCCTTGGCCGCGTGCCGCTGGCGATGGAAATCCGCATGGCCAGCGATGCGGGCACGCCGCCTGCCGCGGGCGACGGAGCGGAGGCGCAGGCCTTTGCCGCCATAGCGGCCCGCATTTCGGACTGGCTCGGGGCCTGA
- a CDS encoding molybdopterin cofactor-binding domain-containing protein: protein MQISRRGVLAGAAAGGGLLVAWMLRPRRFAAPLSAGRDEAVFDAWLKIAGDGVITVAVPQLEMGQGVTTILPQVVAMELGADWRQIAVEPTPVSGAYANLPLAAKWAPLWKPALPFMADDADDWLVRRFAEDRRFMATADGMSLAAYEAPCRHAAAAARAMLAMEAASRWGASWEECEAEGGFIIHGKKRLSFAELALDAARQTPPDPPPLRSLPPLEKPNELGAEAPIFYPRLDLPAKVDGSLLFAGDVRLPDMVYAAISHGPIDRSTLKHFDVEAAAGSPGLVGIVRGKRWIAAVGNTWFAADKALRRLDPTFMVSGAVDSGRIEEALDTGVMKRKGKRIVTRGNGDSDMGKATYRARYDVSPALHAGIETASATARLSNGRLELWIATQAPEHAREAAAKALGLSVADVVLYPMPAGGSFDRRLEVDHAVEVALIARETGRPVQLVWSRGQEALAGRPRTPVAALLSAKTSENGHIAIWRAKLALPPSAQEFGERMFNNLASWSAIEASEGRADPMAVEGAEPPYGFDHVAVEHVPTNIGLPTGRMRGNAHGYTCFFTESFMDELAALHDREPLSYRMEMLGNDPRLAECLQRAARLAEWGGGGDQSGQGLACHRMGPMEAGGRIALIATASQGEGGVKVEKLSAAVDIGRIVNIDIARQQIEGGLIFGMGLALGAATDYERGQPTNIRLAAMALPALADCPQIDVEFVDSDAEPFDPGELGVAVAAPAIANALYSATGLRLRRLPLLSGGL from the coding sequence ATGCAGATTTCGCGCAGAGGGGTGCTGGCAGGGGCGGCGGCAGGCGGCGGCTTGCTGGTCGCCTGGATGCTGCGCCCCCGCCGTTTCGCCGCGCCGCTGAGCGCGGGCCGTGACGAGGCGGTTTTCGATGCATGGCTGAAGATCGCGGGCGACGGGGTAATCACCGTGGCCGTGCCGCAGCTGGAAATGGGGCAGGGCGTTACCACCATCCTGCCGCAGGTCGTGGCGATGGAACTGGGCGCGGACTGGCGGCAGATCGCGGTAGAGCCGACCCCGGTCAGCGGCGCCTATGCCAATCTGCCGCTCGCCGCGAAATGGGCGCCGCTGTGGAAGCCGGCGCTGCCCTTCATGGCGGACGATGCGGATGACTGGCTGGTGCGCCGTTTTGCGGAAGATCGCCGCTTCATGGCCACGGCGGATGGCATGTCTCTGGCTGCTTATGAGGCACCCTGCCGCCATGCAGCTGCCGCTGCCCGCGCGATGCTGGCGATGGAGGCCGCGAGCCGCTGGGGCGCGTCATGGGAAGAATGCGAGGCCGAAGGCGGCTTCATCATCCATGGCAAGAAACGGCTGAGCTTTGCCGAACTGGCCCTGGATGCCGCACGGCAGACGCCGCCCGATCCGCCGCCGCTGCGATCTTTGCCGCCGCTGGAAAAGCCCAATGAACTGGGGGCGGAAGCACCGATCTTCTATCCCCGGCTGGACCTGCCCGCCAAGGTGGACGGATCGCTGCTGTTCGCGGGCGACGTGCGCCTGCCCGACATGGTCTATGCCGCGATCAGCCATGGGCCGATTGACCGTTCCACCCTGAAGCATTTCGATGTGGAGGCGGCCGCCGGTTCTCCTGGGCTGGTGGGCATCGTGCGTGGCAAGCGCTGGATCGCCGCCGTGGGCAACACATGGTTCGCGGCCGACAAGGCGCTGCGCAGGCTGGACCCCACCTTCATGGTTTCCGGCGCGGTCGATAGCGGGCGGATCGAGGAGGCGCTCGACACCGGCGTAATGAAGCGCAAGGGCAAGCGCATCGTCACGCGCGGCAATGGCGACAGCGATATGGGCAAAGCCACTTATCGCGCGCGCTATGACGTTTCCCCCGCGCTCCACGCCGGGATCGAGACGGCCAGCGCGACTGCGCGGCTTTCCAACGGGCGGCTGGAATTGTGGATCGCCACGCAGGCGCCAGAACATGCGCGCGAAGCGGCGGCCAAGGCGCTGGGCCTCTCCGTTGCGGACGTGGTGCTTTATCCCATGCCGGCAGGCGGCAGCTTCGACCGGCGGCTGGAAGTGGACCATGCCGTCGAAGTGGCGCTGATCGCACGAGAAACGGGTCGCCCGGTCCAGCTCGTCTGGTCGCGCGGGCAGGAGGCGCTGGCAGGGCGCCCCCGCACACCGGTGGCAGCGCTGCTTTCGGCCAAGACCAGCGAGAACGGCCATATCGCCATCTGGCGCGCCAAGCTGGCCCTGCCGCCCTCGGCGCAGGAATTCGGCGAGCGGATGTTCAACAATCTGGCCAGCTGGTCCGCCATCGAAGCGAGCGAGGGGCGCGCCGATCCCATGGCCGTGGAAGGGGCGGAACCGCCCTATGGCTTCGACCATGTGGCAGTGGAACATGTGCCCACCAATATCGGCCTGCCCACCGGGCGGATGCGCGGCAATGCCCATGGCTATACCTGCTTCTTTACCGAGAGCTTCATGGATGAACTGGCCGCGCTGCACGACCGCGAGCCTTTGTCATACCGCATGGAAATGCTTGGCAACGATCCGCGCCTTGCCGAATGCCTGCAGCGCGCAGCGCGGCTGGCGGAATGGGGCGGCGGCGGGGATCAGAGCGGGCAGGGCCTTGCCTGCCACCGCATGGGGCCGATGGAAGCGGGCGGGCGCATCGCGCTGATCGCCACGGCCAGCCAGGGCGAAGGCGGGGTGAAGGTGGAGAAATTGTCTGCCGCCGTGGACATCGGGCGCATCGTGAATATCGACATTGCCCGCCAGCAGATCGAAGGCGGGCTGATCTTCGGCATGGGCCTCGCGCTGGGGGCGGCCACGGATTATGAGCGGGGCCAGCCCACGAATATCCGGCTGGCGGCCATGGCCCTGCCTGCGCTGGCCGATTGCCCGCAGATCGACGTGGAATTCGTGGATAGCGATGCCGAACCCTTCGATCCGGGCGAGTTGGGCGTGGCCGTGGCGGCGCCTGCCATCGCCAATGCGCTCTATTCGGCAACCGGGCTGCGCCTGCGGCGCCTGCCCTTGTTGTCAGGTGGCTTGTAG